One Heptranchias perlo isolate sHepPer1 unplaced genomic scaffold, sHepPer1.hap1 HAP1_SCAFFOLD_43, whole genome shotgun sequence genomic window carries:
- the LOC137312442 gene encoding histone H2A.J translates to MSGRGKTGGKARAKAKSRSSRAGLQFPVGRVHRLLRKGNYAERVGAGAPVYLAAVLEYLTAEILELAGNAARDNKKTRIIPRHLQLAIRNDEELNKLLGRVTIAQGGVLPNIQAVLLPKKTSSVSTKSK, encoded by the coding sequence atgtctggaagaggaaaaaccggcggtaaagctcgggccaaggccaagtctcgctcatcccgggccggactgcagttccctgtgggccgtgttcacaggctcctgcgaaaggggaattacgctgaacgtgtgggtgccggagccccggtctatctggctgctgtgctcgagtatctgacggctgaaatcctcgagctggccggcaacgcggcccgcgacAATAAGaaaacccgcatcatccccagacacctgcagctggccatccgcaacgacgaggagctcaacaagctgctgggacgggtgaccatcgctcagggcggggtgctgcctaatatccaggccgtgctgctgccgaagaaaaccagcagtgtgagcaccaagagcaagtaa